Proteins from one Cryptomeria japonica chromosome 4, Sugi_1.0, whole genome shotgun sequence genomic window:
- the LOC131875167 gene encoding uncharacterized protein LOC131875167: MEAVECTGASGGLGIMWRKTAVAFTCQTKMQNWMASRVRALGLNLEFIIINVYGPIPTDKKRLVWQEIEHYLNIQDEKHIIIGGDFNTILYSSDKSNGIKTIKQSQRDFVNWINNNNLLEIRTETGFHTWNNRGKDFSNIAETLDRFFFKGDLTDLQTKLKTSVLPWSGFDHYPVRLELVGETKKTGYPFKFEKMWFTHEDFLRNIQKWWKDSIFVGSKMYCLVSKLKEIKHKLLDWNKENFKNIFEEKSRIENELETINTDVMQNGMTSKTYEAKKMLLCEYEGILAREEIY, encoded by the coding sequence atggaagctGTGGAGTGTACAGGGGCATCGGGGGGACTAGGTATAATGTGGAGAAAAACTGCAGTTGCATTCACatgtcaaaccaagatgcaaaATTGGATGGCTAGCAGAGTTAGAGCCCTTGGTCTAAATCTTGAGtttataattattaatgtttatggcccaatCCCAACAGACAAAAAGAGATTAGTGTGGCAAGAAATAGAACACTACTTAAATATTCAGGATgaaaaacacatcatcataggtggtgacttcAACACCATCTTATACTCATCTGATAAAAGCAATGGTATAAAAACCATCAAACAATCACAAAGAGACTTCGTAAACTGGATAAATAACAATAACTTACTTGAAATCAGAACAGAGACAGGTTTTCACACATGGAATAACAGAGGAAAAgatttctccaacattgcagaaacactCGATAGATTCTTCTTTAAAGGAGATCTAACCGATCTCCAAACAAAACTAAAAACTTCAGTATTACCTTGGTCAGGCTTTGATCATTACCCGGTACGCTTAGAACTTGTGGGGGAAACAAAGAAAACAGGGTATCCCTTCAAGTTCGAAAAAATGTGGTTTACACATGAAGACTTCCTCCGcaacatacaaaaatggtggaaggatagtATCTTTGTAGGATCAAAAATGTACTGTCTGGTCTCTAAGCTGAAAGAGATCAAGCACAAGCTATTAGATTGgaacaaagaaaattttaaaaacatcTTTGAGGAAAAGTCAAGAATTGAGAATGAGCTAGAGACAATAAACACTGATGTGATGCAAAATGGGATGACCTCTAAAACATATGAGGCTAAGAAAATGCTTTTATGTGAATATGAAGGCATTCTGGCCAGAGAAGAGATATACTAG